The Eriocheir sinensis breed Jianghai 21 chromosome 29, ASM2467909v1, whole genome shotgun sequence genomic interval gacgctgggaaggtgactcagcctgtgtagtacatgtacgacgccgacgctgtgAGGGTTAATTTGCGTCGCGGAAGGAAATCTGTTAGACGTACGGTGCTGTACGGCCATGACATTTCAGTTAGCATTCTGCCCTTGGTGCGTGAGGTACGTTTGTGTTTTTCCCGTGCTTAATTCCTGAACTGTTCCCAATTGTCTGGAATTCTGGACACGATAGTAATTATAACATATCAAGTATAATGCAGGCAATAGGGCTTCCGAGGCTGGAACATTTTGGGGGACGTGTGAACTCCACGTGTGgcacaactcaacacaatcagccAACGCTGCCTGGCAGTGGTGCCTTCATTAGGGAAAGGTagcgttttttttaatttttacactttttttgtttatttttttcgtaatgTTATTTTTGGGTAATACATTAAGTTTATAGGTCATAGAATTAAGAATGTATTCTAGTTTAAGTAAAAATTTGGTAATTAAACTTTGTACCATTCCTATATGTGTTTTCAAGCCCACAAAGTTTGTCCGGAATTCTGGACATTGAGAGTAACCACGTTAGTCCAACAACGATAGTAATCTTGGgttaacagtctaaccagatcatgtcatgtcttggacatgtcctgactgaaattgcacaaagaaaaatgaatgcagcttcaaatgaaagtatcagaaaaggctgtggatgatccatgtatgtatgtatgtatgtgaagtgataCTTTGAAAAATAGAGGTACagtatattcattcattcatctttgatgcctgctcctaggagctcccaacaggggatggccacagcagaagtttccatctctctctatccagacactccctccttgcctgctcaaagtttctcaaggatcttcaTCACCTAGTccattcacattaatagacaccagtctcatgcactcctttctcttctgccacaCTCTGGCCATTGCTCCTGCCTCTAAAACTTTTGATAAAAGTATTAGAGGACACCAATGGGTGGCCAGTCTGATGTGGTattatggagacttgctccttgtcCGGGCTAAGAGTATTAAAAACAAGACAGCTGATGGTCGCTGCCCCCCTCCCCGTTGGTTTTACCCCGCAGGGTATACTAACGGTGCGCACCACATGAAGGTGAGGATGAGGTAGGCTACCCTCCCAGTCAGAGGGTAGCTGTAGTGCTCTCTTCCCAATACCCCAAAGCAAGGGAGCTCTACGCATAGGCAAAAGCAACCTTCGGATGAAACTCATTGGTTACGATGGTGCCATTGCGCAAAGCAGGTACAGTATatttttcaaatatttcctttactgccacttcctataattgttgtttttttgtcccttttaatagcttttctttagtttatttgagtgtttggaggggcccaagactacccacatgctgtcctcatgattgccTATCAACCGGACTCCAGCAAaactaaagaggatcaagtgaagtttggggtggatggggggggggggggggattagccaagcaagatggcggcactataaaacaGCTTCCTGCGCCACCAATTGGCTGGGGCCAACCAAGAGAGTAAAGAAGGGGCCATACGTTATGGCTGagccgcagtgctcatctctgtggcactggcccttgagcATGTGGTGGAAAGAGCCCATCAAACTgggacacagggtcagtgtgacatccaggttaccacagtttaccttgcccaggtttccccaggtgcacatttattgaccagcccgaaaggtaagatgaacagctgggtgagcagcacgctgactgcccaggctgggattcaaacccagagccacggatttgtagctaggcacgctaaccactagaccatggaggcataatAAAAAGATCCAAGGAGGTGAAAAACTGGCTATAAGGGGACAGACTTAAGCATCTAATACTGTTtatgtcaacaagatgagaaaacaattacaagcaaatgaactgaagtggctaacccatggttgcactgcacacattctaaatgttttggctcatgatcTGGAAATTGGTAACACAGAACATGTGGCTtatgttgtaaaatacttttgaagCCATCACTCTGCCCCAGCAAGATACCATCAGAAAGACAGTCAGTGTCTTGTTCTGCTTCAGGACACTGGACGGATCAGTTGCGGCTGATGgaagatatatataatgaactaaTCAGCTCAGGAAGatttgtgaagttgacagggaaaatattgatatcaaagttatgaagttgacagggaaaatattgatatcaaagttgTAGAgtgctttctttgtttatttcccaTTCTATATAGATTCTCAGCAAtaaaatcaagatttaaatcaatgatatttgaaaagaaatcaaataatataaatctttatttaaatcaatgatttttttttaaatcatttgatataaatcttgatttaaatcaactcgatttaaatcaaacaactctgaatattatatatatatatatatatatatatatatatatatatatatatatatatatatatatatatatatatatatatatatatatatatatatatatatatatatatatatatatatatatatatatatatatatatatatatatatatatatatatatatatatatatatatatatatatatatatatatatatatatatatatatatatatattttttttttaaagttgttTCAATAAATAGCTTTCTGTAATGTAGAGATTAGGTCTCATATCTTAATGTTCAGTAAAATGGTGCAAAAATATCAAAATGCTGAGAGGAACACAATCATACCCACTCAACCTGTGAAGACTGACAACCTGTGTTCTCTGGCCTCCCAGCTTTGACACCCAAACACTGTGCAAAATATTTGACAGTACGATTGTTTGTACTCTACTAAAAGACAACAGTGGACTCTGCAATCAATGAAGCACACCCACTCTGCACACCTCAATCTGTGAACAATCCCCACCATAcaccaacagacacacacatgcataaCCTCCTCCCAGACTGTTACCTGGTAGTGCTGAGGGGTCTGGGGCATAATATTCTGTGGGATCTGTACAGTGGTGATGGGCTGGGTCTGTGTGCCCATGGGAGCAGGAGCCAGGATGGGCTGGCCAGTAGCAGCTGCCACTTGAAGGGGTGAGGTGTATTCTGGCCTCTGACTACCACCCACAGGCactgaagaagcagaaaaaaaagaggattagcAGGTAGACAACAAACATCAATTCTTATTCTTCCACTCAATGCAGTAGAGCCTCAGACAAAAGTGGATTAGAAGGTGGAGTAAGATGCATATATACTCATAACAAAgatctatataaaaatataatcaTTCTTTCACACAGTAGAGCCTCAGACATCAGCCTCATCATCTCACCTCTCTTGGGGAAGCGTGGAGGCTGCGGCTGTATGGCAAAGGACTGCGAGGTGAGCACCATGTGAGGGATGCCAACTGGGGGCCCGGGAGCCAACTGGGGCGGCTGGTTGGGTGGGATCTGTGGGGTCTGGGGAGTGTGAGGgcgtggtggggtggtggtgctgggggagcgctggggagagaaaatgatggttaataataataataatagatgatgGTTGTGAAGATACTACACTATCActcttcatacaaattcacaACATAGGTAACATTTAAAAGGCATGTTCCAGCCAGATTCACAGGTAACTAAACTATTGATTATAagaaaaaaggtaacaaatgatCAGACAATAGGAAAAATCATGATAAAAGACAAAGATAAGCtggataaggagaaaggaagaggaggaggatgctaatattaagcagaagaagaagaggttgaagacaaagttgaagaggaagaaaagaaagagaaacacaagCAACACACCAAACAagaaacacacgcacaaaaatgaggaaagaagcaaaagaagaaaaagaaacacaccacaaacaagacacaaaaaaacaaaagaaagatggcaaagacaaagaagaaaacaacagagaAACACAAGACCCAAACACTTACTGGGCTGAAGGGTTTGGCATGGGGGTTGAACACAAACTCCTTGGCATTGGGGTTAAGCTTGGAgtgggtgacggtggtggcgATCTTCTCCATCTCATCATGCGGTTTGCTCATCTCAGCGGCTGGGCTCATGGTCATGGTGGGGGGGTTCTGGGGGTGGTGCGGGGGGGGTTGCTGAGCTGTCTGTGGTGGGCCCATAGTCACCGATGTTACAGGCGGTGTCTGTCGCTGTGGTTGAGGGTGCTGCTGCGGCGGGAGATGCTGTGGTGGGAGGTGTGTTTGCGGtatgggtggtggtggctgctgctgtggtggaggtggttgctgTGGCTGCGGTGGAGGTGGTtgctgctggtggtgttggtggtgctgctgtggtgttggtggtggtggttgctgcagctgtggtggctgtggaggctgctgttgtggtggtggaggctgctGTTGGGGCTGCGGTGGAGGCTGtgtctgtggctgtggctgtgggtgtggctgtgcttgtggtggtggaggctgggaTGTGGgtggaggctgctgctgctgttgctgtgttggtggtggaggctgctggtgctgatgctggtggtggtgctgttgctgttgctggggtggctgctgctgttgctgttgttgctgaggctgctgctgctggccctgACCCTGAGCCTTCTTCTCTGGCTGGTCCGAGAGCTTGAAGTCCTCGCTGAACTTCTTGAGGTCGGCAATTTGCTCCTCCTTGTTGCGCATCTTCCTTGGCTCACGCTGTTCTCGTGGCTCAGCCTTGCGGTGATCGCCCTGTCCCACAGGCGGCATGTGGCTGgtgtgctggtggtgctgctggggCGGGGGCTTCTGCGGGATGGGCttctggtgctgctgctgctgtgcttgttgctgctgctgttgttgttgttgttgctgtgcttgcTGCTGTGTCATGTGTGCAGGCTCAGAGTGTGGTGGGccgtggtggcgtgggtggaggtcctgctgttgctgctgctgctgctgtttgccACCGTGGGAGTTGTTGTGTCGCACCTCCCGCCCACTGGCGTCCACTGGTGGCCCATCGTGCCCCTTACGGTCTGTTGAGGAATTTTAACACacttagaaaacacacacacacacacacaaaaaaagtgaaTGCCTAGATAAATCTCTCACCTATGTAAACAAATTCTGAATAATATAACTTAACAAAGACAGGCAAAAGTTAGAGTACGTCATGGTTCTTAAACTTTAAAAAGAACTCACACTCAAAACCTGAAAGTGTAAGCAAAGATAAATTTCTCACTCAGACAAACAAAATCCCAATAAATATAGACAGGGAAGCTTAAGAACAAGACACAAGACCCTCAGATCCccaaacacacaaataaattCCTCGTATAGACAAACAAACCCCAAACAATTCAACACATACAGAAAACCTCAAGCAAAAAACACAAATGACTTACCATATGAATTCTTGGCATCCCCGTTGACCTTAGTGTCAGGGGCATGGCCATGATGCGACCCCTGGGAGTTATTACGGTGGATGGGCTGGTGCTGGGCTGGGGGCAGGGCATGGTTAGGGAGCTGCTGTGGGGGCTGCTGGGGCTGATATGCAGGGGATGCTCCCGGTAACCCTACAGGACTGTGCCCGGCGGATCCTGTGGGTGGGGGTCCAGggtagggggaggtgggggttggggggttggaGCTGCCATGGGAGTTGTATCTGGCGCCAGTGGGGGGTGGGGTAGCTCGCTGCGCCTTCCCCCCATTCTGGTTTTTCTTACGTAACATTGGAGGGATGTATTTACCCCCCTGCTCCCCGGGCCTCAGCACTGCGGAGAACCTGCGAGAAAGGATGAAGACAAGCACTTTAATACCTGGCATCTACACTATAGttgcttctcatatcaactatttataaaggtcaaagaggggatcagtcaggttctaatgagtgtttctttaggctcatagtacagaagaagggtcagactaccaccagggccataaaacaattcctggaaatgcccaaaactcctacgaaagccttggcaaatgtgtaaacttgggcgacgaaatgtttagtaatacggccctatatattttcaataccctttttctttttttccttacagcagaggaaacagttcaagggcacaaaacaaaggaaaaaaggccTATATTCTTTTTCTgagagcaaaggaaacagctcaagggcaaaaagcaacaacaaaaaggcCCTTGTAAGTATTGGTTAAACTTTTCACTGTGTGTTTCCTTGTACTTTGAAGGATATGCAGGAAACAATTGTAACATGTGCCCCTTCAGAAAGAATAACATAAGCAAAGGTACCACAGCCATTTCTAATTTCACTcctctattatcttttttttttacagtaaataaCTCAAgaacaaaattaaaaagaaaacaaagaatcacACTACAGAGAAGGCAGGTCAGATTAGATTGCAATTACAGTCGTCCcttaaatagtacggtttccaatagttcggtttcggttttatgtggattttcaaagaagaatttttttggatttttgaatttcccgatgagcaggaaatttaaaaatcctaaaaaggtcttccatgacaatccgtataaatccgaaaccgaactattggaaaccatactatttgagggatgactgtatacaGATAAGTAAACACCATCCACACAAGCATAAACggctcacctctcctcctcgtccccatTCTCAGCATCCAAGCGAACCTGGGTGGTGGGGGACTTTTCTATCTCCGCGGCAATCCTTGAAGCCTTGGCCTCACGCTCCCTGTACTCCGGCGTGTTGAGTTTGTAGAGGCGGGTGGTATAGCCCTCCATGTCGGGCGTGTAGGAGGTAGTCACGCCGTACTTCTCCTCATTCTTGCGGAACATGTCATCCACGTCCCATCCATTCTGTGACGGCAGACCGGGAATGTTCCCTAACTAAACCCGCAATTATTTACCACGTCAGCAAACGGAATATTAGTAGTGTTTTTTTATGCATGTTATCTGTTTCATAATCCTAATTGTAAATCATGTGAGATGAGAATAAATATCCCCTCAAAAATATGCTAGTAAAAGGTATAATACAAAACAGTGCCCCCTCAAACCTAGCTTCTCATATGACCACCCTCAAATCTAGCCTATCTCATGCATGCCCCCACAAACGTAGCCTGTCTATCTCTCACCTAAGTAAACAAATTCTGAATAATAGAACCTAACAAAGACAAGCAAAAGTTAGGTAAGTCATGGTTCTTACGCTCTAAAAAGAACTCACCTATCTATCTAGCTTGTCTCATGTGCCCCAGTAAACCTAACTTCTAATATAGTTGCACACACTAGCATAATGAATCTGAGAAATTGTGACTACATTTACAAGAAGTTTCTAAAGAGTAATATAAAAGTGCCCCTGCAAACCTAGCTCTCATATAATCATCATACTAACATAATGGAACTTAAGATTCATGACCCCATTTGAGACGTAACACATGACCCCAAGCTATTAAACATCAGAGTCGGCATAGCATACTTACAGAGTTCTCATCCCCGAGGCCGATGCAGTCGTCGGTGGATGGGTCTCCCTGCCAGGGCTCCAGGGGCTTCTCACCCCCCTGCCCGTTGTAGCGGCTGATCACTTGGTCCACCGCAAATCCATCTGTGGGGTAGGAAAAGTGGTAGTCGTGAGTGCCAAAGATTCAGTATTTCTCGTTAACATACACAATGAAGTGTATCATCGACTGTCTAACCTCATAAAATAATATTGGAAAGATTCAGCATTTCTATTTTACATATACAAAGACgataaggagggagtgtctggatagagaaacttggaagctcttctgccgtggccatcccctggtgggagctcctaggagcaggcgtcgatgaaatgatgatgatgacaaagacGATAGCCAAAGATTCAGTATTTCTATTTtacatacacagaaaataatcaGAAGTGTATCATTGACTGTCTAACCTCATAAAATAATATTGGAAAGATTCAGCATTTCTATTTTACATAATCAAAGAAGATGGCCAAAGATTCAGTATTTCTATTTCACAAACACTAAGAAAATAGTTGGAAGTGTATCATCGACTGTCTAACCTCAAGAAAGAACATGGGAAAATCTCAAAAATTCCTCTTGCGGTCTTTTCCAAAACAACCTGACCTAGCCTTTACATTGTGACACTAAACTGAACAGCAATTGCACCATACATGATACCTACAAATTAGTCCCTTGTAACgttaaacagatgatgatgataacataCAAAGAAAACCATATCAACATATAACCCtaacaaaaataagaaactaTGACCAACACAAAATAAATCCTTGTAGGTCCTCAACTGACAAAAATAAGAGACACTACAACCAACACAATATCAATCTTTGTGGGTATGTGACTAACCTCTAGTGGCATATTCCAGGTCGACATTGGCCACCTTGATGGTCACAATATCAGCGGCAGTGAAGATCATCTTGGGCTTGATGGTCTCTGGGTTGATGGTGGAGGGGTCTGAGCGGGACACCTGGTGGGCCAAGTCAAGCACCAGGTCGAAGTTTGGGCTGAAGGTGGTGAAGACTCCCTCGATGATTTCATTAGTTTTGGTCTGTATCtgtgggagggatgggaagaggaggctTAGAGGATGAGCTAACACTTTCACACTGACAGAATAAGATCCCTTTTTACAGTACCAATCAAATGCCAAAATAGAGACCTGTGGGAGAGGCGGAAAGAAGAGACTTAGAGGATGAGCTCACCCTTCTCACTGACAGAATAATAATGCTTTTTACTGTATTAATCTCAAGTGTCAAAATGGAGATATGTTCTGGCCACTTACTCTCACTGGGAGGCCGACCAGAGCCCCCACGGCCTGCATGAAGCGATGGTTGGTGTACACCCCGTCAGCGGACACCTGTCTCTCTGCTCCCTTGCCCCCTCGACCTCCTCTGTGGATAGCAATGCAAAGGAAGAACGTTAAGAGGCAAAAAATAACAGCAAacacatcaagaaaataaaactaaGACCAGAAAACAGAGAATAATAGCAAGAccatgaaaataaaaacataatcacaaaaacagtgaagaaaataatagcaaGGCCGCGAAAATAAAACCAGAACCACAGACTCGGTAAAGAAAGTGTTCCAAGGTTACTACAACTTAAATGCATAatacaaaaagaacaaaataacagATGAATTCATGATAAACTTAAACCACTGCAGTCCGAGAAAAAAAATCAggccccccccaaaaataaaattaataaataaataaaagaaatggtgCCATAAGTTGgaaagaacaaaaacagaaagacCCAGCCCAAAACAGAGCCCACAAGGCCACATCAGGAAGTGCCGCTTTCTATGCAATACTTCTGACATCCAAATGAACAGAGGTATTAGAATCAAAACACCAAAATATAgacgtaaatgtgtgtgtgtgagatcctgCAGGTGTGTTAGGTCCTGTTGCCTCGCCCCAGATCACCTTGTTTGTAAATCTGTGTCACAATGATAAGGGTGATTTGATTGCCTGTCTTCCCCTTATCACACAAACACCACACCCTTACAAGCCTATCACCGAGTGGGGGAGCAAAATATCATGAGGCTGCAAATTCTAGGACTAAAATAACTCGATGAACCTTTAGAAGGAATAGGTGAGAATGGCTGACTAAAAGCTAACACTGAAATAAgataagttaaagaaagaaagagagagagaaattatattaTATAATTAAGTAGCTTCAACGTAAAATATTTCAGATAATTAAGTCGGTTTCAGATGGAGTAAAATCAACTCAAGAATAAGTAGAAAGTCTGTACCAAGTGCAATAACAAAGAGGTTCAATGTTAAGATATGAATCACAGTGAGCAAGAGAGTGGAGATTTAAtagaggggaggaagtgaggatCAACTTCAGATGCAATAATACAAACTTCTCAAGAAAATGTAAAGTGAATACAAAAACTGTAATAATAATGAGTTTCAATGTTAAGCTATGTGCCACAGTTAGCAAGAGAGTGGAGAtttgaaaggagggaggaacagaggatCAATTTCAGATGCAATAATATAAAATTCTCAAGAAAATG includes:
- the LOC127005257 gene encoding ataxin-2 homolog isoform X1, producing MNARRKTRSTSASPNTVQIAPLSSSNLLAHSSLPITVTTPAKGGRGGKGAERQVSADGVYTNHRFMQAVGALVGLPVRIQTKTNEIIEGVFTTFSPNFDLVLDLAHQVSRSDPSTINPETIKPKMIFTAADIVTIKVANVDLEYATRDGFAVDQVISRYNGQGGEKPLEPWQGDPSTDDCIGLGDENSLGNIPGLPSQNGWDVDDMFRKNEEKYGVTTSYTPDMEGYTTRLYKLNTPEYREREAKASRIAAEIEKSPTTQVRLDAENGDEEERFSAVLRPGEQGGKYIPPMLRKKNQNGGKAQRATPPPTGARYNSHGSSNPPTPTSPYPGPPPTGSAGHSPVGLPGASPAYQPQQPPQQLPNHALPPAQHQPIHRNNSQGSHHGHAPDTKVNGDAKNSYDRKGHDGPPVDASGREVRHNNSHGGKQQQQQQQQDLHPRHHGPPHSEPAHMTQQQAQQQQQQQQQQQAQQQQHQKPIPQKPPPQQHHQHTSHMPPVGQGDHRKAEPREQREPRKMRNKEEQIADLKKFSEDFKLSDQPEKKAQGQGQQQQPQQQQQQQQPPQQQQQHHHQHQHQQPPPPTQQQQQQPPPTSQPPPPQAQPHPQPQPQTQPPPQPQQQPPPPQQQPPQPPQLQQPPPPTPQQHHQHHQQQPPPPQPQQPPPPQQQPPPPIPQTHLPPQHLPPQQHPQPQRQTPPVTSVTMGPPQTAQQPPPHHPQNPPTMTMSPAAEMSKPHDEMEKIATTVTHSKLNPNAKEFVFNPHAKPFSPRSPSTTTPPRPHTPQTPQIPPNQPPQLAPGPPVGIPHMVLTSQSFAIQPQPPRFPKRVPVGGSQRPEYTSPLQVAAATGQPILAPAPMGTQTQPITTVQIPQNIMPQTPQHYQQYPGVPIVMRFPPTGMPMMAAMVPNSMGLCHPNPDSQQPSQQHGHQTMYMAQTSLPPHQPHPAHTPGPVPQPTQPPTPQNPGGGSGPPNMPNPPSTPGPTPPQSLIYPMGGQPSLPQHLPQHSPHPAPSPHTQQYPGPGQGGAGSGGHHGGPGQMTAQYVVLPHHMMHHSGPPPHSAAAHIPSSMPGFTPTSTATVQQLPSHIQYFPSTAGSHGHPMSLVHHSQ